The Peromyscus maniculatus bairdii isolate BWxNUB_F1_BW_parent chromosome 3, HU_Pman_BW_mat_3.1, whole genome shotgun sequence genome segment AGTAAAGCTGTTAAAAATACTAAGCAGATCCCAAAGGCTAAATGAGCCTGTTCAAATCACAAGATATTAAGGCTATAAAAATGAACCGTTCTTAGACTCAGTACGTCAACCCTGGTCATCCACCTTATCCACTGTTGTTTCGAACACCGAAGGTGACAGAgaatgttttcagttttgctCTGCTCTGGTGAAAGGCTAGGTACTAACTGGACACCAGTCCCAGTGTTTTCACTGGGAAGGGGGAAGAGCAGGTTTGTTTGAGCTCAAACCCAGGGAGCACGGGCCAGGTTTAGAGGTACCTAGAACACACCACGTGGGTCTCAATGGTATGACTTAGACACAGCTGGATCCAGCAGGCTGAGTCCATGGCCCAGGCTGGAGTAGTTCATGACTCGTTTTTGTGTGAGTCCACTAAACAAAAGCTCCTAGACCATAGTATGTCACTAACAAAGAGAGCTTTAAGAAAAAAGATGGATGTGTTTTCACATTCCATTTCAATAACTCCTCAACCCATTCGCATAGTAAACCAATTACTTacaaatacttaaaatacttAGACAGGTTAATAATCAGGCAATGAGACTTAAACAgctgatattttaaaatagcaaattaAGAAAAACCACAGGGAAGCCATTACTTGGTACTAAGATTTGGCATATACTAAATGCTTCATCCCAAGAGAGCTAAGTAGCCAAACTCCCAAAGCTAGAACAATGCAGCTGCATGCAGTGCAGCCAAAGTGAACTAGCACAAGAGATACTCTGCATTATACCAGTAAACAGGTATTCACTGGGACATCAAACAGAAGCTAAAATCTGTAGCCAGACACCACATCCCCTGTCTGGTAACTAGTcaaggttttgattttttttttttatttagtcatttattttttaatcacaaggcctcatgcagcccaagctggtcctgacctcactttgtagctgaggactctgaatttctgattctcctgtttccacctgcCAGGAGCTGTGACTCCAagcctgcacaccaccacacccagctttgctCAGTGTGGAGATCAAACGGCAGGGCTTCATGCACGCTAGCCGAGTGCTACACCAACTGAGCACATTCCCAGCCTCCAGCTCATACTTACTAGAGTCCAAGAACGGTTTATGGAAAAGGCACCAAGTCTTTACTCTCTATCTTCTTTTCATCACAGTCCCTCTGGAGCCGTCTcttcatgttatatatatatatatatatatatatatatatatatatatatatatatatacacacacacatgaacacacacacacacaaacacacacacacctggtgtcTTTAGCATTTAACAAAGTAGCACAGGCTTGCCTTGACATTGAGATCTTCTACCCCAGCCtctggagggctgggattacatcCAGGCATGCACTGCAGTACTTACACCATCACCACAACTAGTTGAAATGATTGAAGtatttcaaacaagaaataatgaaagtttagggaaaaaaaaccaagggAGTAAATCCATaccaaaaatgggaagaaattgaAACAAACTTATTTATGCCAGAGTAACTTCAGAAAGCCAACTCTGCACCTACAAGCGCCCCCTTCTAAGTCCCTGTAGGAGATgggacacaggacacacactATACTCTGATGGCAATGCTCCACGCACTGTCTTCCGGGAGAAGTGCTTGAACACGCCGGGCTTCTGGCAGGACTAGGAGTTCTTTGAGAACTCTGCTCTACCTGTTCCTCTGTGACTCTGGCTCTTCAAGCAGCGCCCCACTGTAAGAATATAATCCGTGCCTGTGCATCTGAGAGCGGCGCTTTCAGGGGCTGCCTGCTAGGATGCAGGAAATATTTAGACATATGGTCCATCAAAGACACCAAGTCCATCACAACTGGATTTGCCATGAATGCACTTTTTACATGTGATTGAAGGTTAAAAGGAATAAAGATTCAAGATTCGGCAGAATAAAGCTTTTGCGTGAGAGTACCCCAAGGAAGGTCCTGCCGAATGCATTTTCGGTGAAATTTCTGGAAGATTAGAAGGAGCACAATAGATCTACAGCAGGCAGGACCTTGTGTGTCTCACTCATTCACGTGTACTCTAGCCCCTGGGCCAAGAGCAGGATTTGAATCACTGGGCATACAGTTGAACTGAATGAATTCTAACTTTCTTGGCTTTCAAGTTAAGTCCAGTCTTTACTGTTGAAGTCCTGATTAAAGGCTGTTCCCATTACGAACTGAacaagaaaggaggtgggggtgggctggggggggggcggttggcCAGTTCTTAGCCTGGAACAAAAAGTTGTTTATACCTAGTGTTAATCAAGCCCAAATTAAATGTGTTCTGGGTGTTCTTTGGCTTTTCTCTAAATTGCCTACAACTCTTTTAACAGCAGGAAATGAAATGAGAGAAGAAGCATTCATTGGGAACACAGAAGGGTTTGTTACAGGACAAAAGGAAAACCCATattctgggattaaaaaaaaaaaaaacaaaacacctccagTCAACTCTTTCTATTGGGAGATTCCACCCGTTACCCACCCAGTCTCCTGCTGGACCTGTGTGATAAGAATTCTGTATTCTTCTATTATCAGTAAGGGATCAAAGAAGAGCCCTGGTACTTTACAGGTGACCATACAACTAAATTTAATTTTAGGTCCTTAAAAATCTTAATTTCACATACGTACAACTTAAAGACAGATtgggggaagcaaagaaaacaggGTATTAAACACTGTAAGCTACCAGCTGCTGATTTAAAATAAAGTgagagagaaatttttttttaattttatagttaaaaatcttatgatatttaaaaataggGGCTACTACAGATTTGGTAGGTTTACATAAAAAGAAAGATCAATTCTACCACTAAGCAACTATTTGCCTCCCAGGAAAGAgggcttgaactcatgattctgaAAATATCACACTAAATGCCAAAGGTGACAAACTCCTGGGTCGCCATCGGCAGGCCACCAGCTCCGCTGACCTTTCCTCCCATTTCTCTCATCTCAAGTCACCATTTCTCTGCCTTGCTGTGTACGCGGCTGCACACAGCTCTCCAGGGACAAAGTCCAAGTCTCTCAGAGATTTCTCGCCTGCCACTCTCTTATCCCAGCCTGCGACTGCCTAATCCTGTGCTTACACCCAGACTAAACAGTCCATTTCCTCCGGCAATGTGCAGACCACAGCCAACATGGTTTGGTACCCAGCTTTTTCCTTCAGTGTGGAGCAGCaggaaacaaacaggaagtgactATGCCaaccacaagaaaaagaaacacacgcCTGTCTGGATCTGTGCTGGACAGGATGCTCTTAGCTCTCCAGCCTGTGTTGGAAGTTTTCTTGCAGCTTAGTGAGGAGTGTATctgagccaggcaggggtgggacCTGCTTTAACCCGGGCTTACTGACAACGTGCAGGGTATTTACTTATGCTTCCCCAAACCAGCAAAGTAATCCCAGGAGGAATTTTCTTACTATAGAATATCCCATGCCTTGTTTTGTCTTCTGAAAGTATTAATCCTTCTCAGGTTAAAAGTAAAGTGGCCTCAAGGTCACGTACAATTTACAAGTCAAGATTCTATAGAAGTCACTTGGCAGCGTACAGGCCAGGGATGCTATATAAAAGTCACTTGGCAGGGTACAGGCCAGGCTCATCAGTCAGGAATAGGACAGCATAGATGTTGCCTCAAGGTTCCTACGCTGACAATCCTCAGGTAAGAATGTTAGCTAACTTCTAATCAACAACAGCTGTTGTCAACTGAATCGTCTGCATGCTTTGGCTCTGAGAGGTTCATAAAACTATGCCTAGACTAGATGTTGTAAGATGCGGGGTGTGTGAGTATGTGGGGGGAGCAGATGAAAGCATAATGCTATACAATACGGTGGCAAATAAGGGTCATAGGTCTGCGATGAAGAGCCATTATTAGAAGGGTTCACCATCTATATAAGTAACAGCAGCAAGACTAACAAAATACACAGTTGGGACaggtgtagttcagtggcagcGTACTTGTCTGGCAGGTGTAggtgtgaggtcctgagttcaatcctcagcataaaaaaaaaaaaagttaagcaaCCTCTTCCTTCCAGCATCTTTCATGTAACTTCTCCTGAGGAAGGACTGGAAAGGGTGCCCCTGGGCTACTGACGGCTCGGAGGCTGAAGAGTGGGCACTGAGCAGTCCGGAAGACTGAGAATGGTGAGTGTGCAAAGACACAGGGAAGTGTGCTAAGTAACCTTCACTAAGTCTACTGCCAAGCACACTCGGTGGAACAAAAACGAGGTCCCCGTTATGGGCACTTCACTAGCTGGATATGCTGAACAAAGTAGGTGTTTTCTGAAGAATTTCACTACTCTTACCCTAAATGTGTGAAATACAGCTCTGTAAAGTTTTGCATCTAGATGTATAAACACCTGCAGTGAGGACGCCCAACAGCCCTGCATCCCCTGCCCCCAAGTTCCCCTGCCACCATGCTGCCTGCCTTTTGCCACACATCTCTGCCTGGTCCTCCCAGCCTGGTTTCTTTCCACATGCCACATGCATGGGGTAAGGCAGTACACAGCATTCTCAGGCAcgtttctttcacttagcatgatgtAACGGAGTCATCCATGGTGCTAGGGTGTGAAAAGCTTGCTTGTTTTAATTGAAGTAGTTCATTAAGCGGAGCACATTACTGATCAGTGATTGATCCCAcgaaattatatatatatcacatatgtatatcacatatatatatatatacacgatATGGAGACAggaaacaacacaacaaaacctaATACTGAGCTACTGCTTCTCGGGGAGCTAAAGCTAAAATATTCAGGTTTCTACATGAAGCAAGATATCTATGTAAAATGTCTAGGACTAGgcttggcaggaagcatgggCTCCCAAAAAGGCCTCTTTGTACAGCTGTGCCAGGGAGTGCCATTCACAGACCGCAGTGTTACAATGGTAGCAGTAATTAAAGACTCACTTCCTTGCATTAaatcccctttttaaaaaagcggttcatcgggctggagagatggctcagccgttaaaggctaggctcacaaccaaaaaagcGGTTCATCTCCTAGGGGTGCTCTGGACGTGGCTGCTCACActataatgttttaaataaagaataatcaAGGAAAGAGCTATCTTTCAggaaaaagtttaaaatgaaaaaatcctGTTTGCAACCCTGTGTAGAAGCTGAGCAAGTTGGATTTGGGGCAGGGTTAACAATTCTGACTGAAGATAACGGTCAGTCGGTCATCATGGCCAAGTTACCTGAGGCTTCCTGGGGTGACTTCACTGGGACCTGTCTTCTAAGCACAGTGGGGATCGGACTGCAGTACCAAAACAGGAGAAGCAAAACAGCACCCTAAGAACCAACAGCCACACAgcggaagcacacacacacacacacacaccacccctggagatcagagagcagcTGAGCGATGCGCGTGCTTCTAAAGAACAATACTATAGCTACTTCTCTAACTGGGGTCACCACTGTTCCCATGTCCGAGTTAGTTCTTAAACAATCAGACAGTGGGTTTAAAATCAGGAACGTGCTTTATGTTTGCCAAGCAGTTTAAGGACAATATGAGAAGTTTCCCCAGTTCCTTGCAAGACTCTATTTCATAGGGGAAAAATTTTACACAAATATTAATACCTACAGAAAGCATGAGCAGGAATCAGATGCATCTACAACAAGCatttttaccttaaaaaaatTAGTGTAAGCAATTTGGCAAGTTTTGTGCTTACAAGAAGTATGCATTTCAAAGACAATCAATGCTCATGAATTCAGATTAGTCGTTAAGTCTAACATTAGGAAAATATCAGTAAAGTAAGGTGACTTTATAATTTATTGTCTGAGCTGGGGCAATTCTAAAAGCAAAAGGTGGTAGCAATTACATGAAGATAATGACCATACATCTGAAATGGGTTCTGTGGGGCAGGTTTCTACATGAATGAGGTAAACTGCCATAATAAATACACACACTCCGATTGTTGATTCCTATGAGAGAGTCGAGATGTCCCCCCTAAACTAGGTGAAATTCATTCAATTTTTTGGAGAAAAGCTAGGTTAAGAATTTATCAAATAGCACATGAAGCTCTATAAACATAACCTTCTGAAGAGTCAGCATACAAGACAATAGAAAGGTTGGGGTTCCTGTATCGGTGAGTGGATATGTCCAAACTGCTGAAACCCCATCAGAGTGACAAAGGTGACATGGAAGAGACACTGTTCTTCAAGACACCATTTCTTCACACCTGGGAAGATACTGAGGCTTAATTCTTCCCTGTGTGTTCAAAACCAAGGCTGCGGGAAGCCACCTAATTCCACACCTCCGTCATTATGTATCCGAACGTGGATTAGTTTTGTTATTGTGCACTCAGAAACCTTTTCGTGTGGCCTCACTTTCCACAACCTCACACTGTTCCAGTTCTGCAGCCTCTCAAGGGAAAGCGAAGCAGCAGGAAGGAATGGTGAGGCAGGGGATTCACCACCAGCCAGCCGTGGCCAGTGATGAGGCAGGGGCATGTGGTGCAGGACAAAGGGACAGCCTCAGGATCAGTGATGGGAGAGCAAGAGGGAGAACTGTCACCCTCAATCACTGGCACCCCAAAATGGTGAGCCCAAAGTCCTCAAGAGTTCTTGTTTAGAACACAACATCAAGTGACTGAAATAAATTGAGGCTCTGGTCCTCTCCAGGCTTTTGGCAGAGATGCGTCAATAAGCCAACTGCTGTTTTACTTCCCTCCCCTCTAACATTCTCTCAGGCAGTGACTAAGCCTCCTCGTCTGGAAAActggaacaaaagaactgctcaGGAAATCCAGGTCTGCAAACACAGCCCCGAGAGTTTGAAAGTGGAAGAAAACAGACAAACCTGAATTCTAGATAATTTACTTAAAAGGCTCAAATAAATGTATTCTCAATCCTTAGCCTCTTCATTTTACAGCAGAAACCACGTGGCCCTTCAGATCGGAGCTCGTCAAAGTGCAGAGCTCCCAAAGCAGCAGCTCTCACCAGGAACTGCTGAGAAATGCCAGCTCTTAACTGTACCTCTTGATTCTGAAACTTAACCCACAACTCTGTCATTCTGAACCCCCCACCCGACTGGCGCACACTGACCTCTGAAACCTTCTGCTCTAGCCACGATGACCATAAAAACTACAGGAGTTTTGGTTTATGGGACAGTGGCTTCTTAAATATGAAGCGACAAGGGGCACAAAGAGTGAAAAGTGCTGTCACTTTCTAGAGGAAGACCCAACTGCAACACTTAGCAAGCTCTAAAAGCAGGATGGAAAGCCGGTACCTTCTAGATATTTCAGGAGGGCTCTACTGCTGTTCCCGTGAGCAGATATCATAATGGTTTTGCCCTTTAGTATTTCAGGAGCAATCCTGTCCTTCCAGTAGGGAAGAAGTCTTTCCAGAACATCCTTCAAGCTTTCTGAACGTGGCAGCTGATTCAGGGGCACGTCGCACACTGTATACCTCCGGTCATTGTAAATCTCGTGGAAGTAAGGATGAGACTCATCAATGGGAGGCGGGGTCACGTTGTAGCTTCTCCTCCAGAGTCTCACCTGCTCTTCACCATGATTCAGAGCCATTTTCTCCCTGTTGAGACCAATCAAGGCTCCATAGTGACGCTCATTGAGACGCCAGGAGCTCTCCACAGGAACCCACTCCTGCCCCAGCTCTTCCAGGATCAGCCAAGCTGTGTGAATGGAGCGGTTAAGCATGGATGTGAAGACGAGATCAAACTCAAAGTTCAGGGCTTTAAGCTGCCTCCCACAGTTCCGGGCTTCCTCCAGTCCTTCGCTGTTCAGTTTCTGGTCCACCCAGCTACAAAATCGGTTCTCCTTATTCCATGCCCCCTCTCCATGTCTCAGTATAATAAGTCTGTGCTTGGACATGCTGGTGGCTGAACTTCCCCGGTGTTCTCAGTGGGATGATGTTCAAGAACAGGAGTATATCtagaaagagaagacaaaaaatacaaattatattcATTATTCAAATGACTGCCCAGTAATGGAGAACAATTACACACCAGCCAGTTTCTAAGATAAACTGAAATTCCTTTGAACAGTTTTGACGTCAAACATCTGGTGTTCATATACTATGGCACGTACAGGCACACTCTTCAGATAATTACAGACAGCCCTGCTGACTTAAAGTTTCTGATGGCTAGATAGTATGTTAATTGTATGACCTAAAATGACAACACTCCATCCTAATGGTGTGTTTCTACCCAACAAGTAGGCAGTTAATGTTTATTAAGGAGAGGACAAAATACATGAGTTACAGATCTCCAATAGAGTGGCTGGTGGCTGGGAACGCCCAGCTCCCGGCAGCTGACTCTACACGGAGCATCCTCCTCCTTTGGGTGTTCAGTGTTTTTTCAGTCTTGCCTTATTATGAATGTTCTAAACATGTTAACTCAGGGAAGCACCGCATCTACGTCATACACCTCTCTGACAGGTGGCAACCAACTCTTTGATGCTACCGGCTCACAAATCTAGGGAACGGGAAGGCACTTTGGTTCAACACTCAAACAGAATTATAAGTGGCCTCAGCTAGAGCAAATGTGGTAGTCACTGAAGTAATTTTTCACCTGCTGTTGGCAGGAATAAATCCGGATGCAAAACAAGTTATCAAATGTAAGCAGCTGAGAGATGCTGCCTGTAGGAATAGATTAACAGAGCAGGTCTGCGGTAGTGCAGAGAACCCCACCCATTAGAAGgcccgccgcctcctcctcccccttcctgtaGAAATTCTACCCACATCAGCCACACACTGTGAGGAGAAGCTAGCAGAGTTGGCCAAGCAACCCTAAGGCAATTCCGAACTCCCTTATGCTGTTGCTACTACCTCAAAGATCTGTGGGCCTACTCTGTCCCGTGGAGAACCTGGAGACATGGCTGCACCAGACTGCCTCTCATGCTGGGCACAAGAGTGGGTCATGACTGACACACACTGCTCAGTTGGCACCTTCCATCTCCACCCCTGGTTTTTCCACACTGGGGAGCAAAGATTATATGAACAGGGCCTGGCTTCTGCCATTCTTGGCAACTTCCAGTAACTGGAGATTTTCAGTCCTGCTTGAGCTGAGATTCACCCACGGTTATATAACAACCAGTGACAGAGTTCACTGGAACCTGTATCTAGATTGCACTCTTTTTTTAGTAATTCCTGGAGATTCTGAAGGGAAAAAGTGTCAATAAAATACAGCTTCAggaatggggtggtggtggctgaggTGGTCTGTAAGTAGCTGAAATGCTACAAGAATTAGaattaaaatttctcttttttgaTGAGCATCAGGTTTGAAGCTTTGGTGAATATAGAGGAAGGGCAAACCCAGTGCCTAGAAGAACCAAGCTCAGGAGCAAGCACCTCACAAGGCTGGGAAACTGCAGGGAGACTGCACAATGCCTACCCTCTCGGCCTTAGAAGGGCATCAAGGTGGCAAAGAGGATGAAAGTCTTCCAAGCAGCGGCTTTGCCAGGTGACTACATGCCCAGGGCATAATCACATAGATGAAGCTCCAGCTTCAAGGATCTTCATCCGGGAAAGACCAAGCAATGAATTCATGTGGATGGGTGTGGTACacagagtttgtgtgtgtgtgtgtgtgttttctgtcagcatgtacatctgtgcctggtaccctcaaaggccagaagagggtgtaaggacccctggaactagagttacagatggttgttaaccaccatgtaggtgctgagaatcgacaccaagtcctctagaagaacgCCAGTGCTCTCAaatgctgacccatctctccagccccaagaaaggtatttttatactcctgtttgaAAAGCCTCCATCGGCCAAGTAATAGAAGCTCCGGGCCCATTGAAAACCATACTCAATCTTGTaaatcatgtgttttgttttgtgggtagGAAATGAGAAGCATGCCATCAACTGTTCCTCTACTTCAGCCCTTAATTTGCCACATCAAGCATGAAGCCTCCAGGCTAAAGAGCTAGTGAAAGAATTTTCCCTTCAAATGAAGAAGGGTATCATCTTAGTGCTAACTGACCAGTTGACAATCTAGAGTCACTTAGGAGATGGGCCTCTGAGCATGCCTatggggatgaccttgaatgtgTAACTGAGGTTAGGAAGActcacccacagtgggtgggggcATTCTCTGATTGTGACCCATGACTATATatgaaaatggagaaagggaacaGAACCCTGGCATGGATGCATTAATGCATtgttctgctcttgactgtgggtggaatgtgactagctgcttcctgttcctgctgccttgattaTCCTGAAATtatggactgtaacctgaaatTGTTAGCtagataaaccctttctccttcaaCTTGCttctgtcagagtattttatcacagcaatggaacagaaACTAAGACAGGTGTGGTGGACAAATTCTATGAGCAACACTTCTCAATCAGTTTTGGATTACAAATTATATCAAGGGAACCAAACGAGGAGCGACGGCATTATCAGTACCCAGATACCGACCACCGAGCTTCCCGGTATCTTAATCTGCTACAActgcttttatgttttttaaaaaacaattctgaTTTACTTTTTactgaagatatatatatatatatatatatatatatatatatatatatatatatatatatatatatatatatatatatatatatagtggagCAGAACAGCCACAAAACTATGCGAGTACACACGTTCCTTCACGCTGACATACAGGAGGTTAGCAAAGGAGAAAGTAGGAAACCAGACCGTCTATCTCAGGTAAACCAAACTTCCTGCTCTCCGGCGTGGTACTATCAACGCATTTCCTACTGAACTAGCTGGTGAGCATGGGCAAAGGCACTGCTGAGCTGGCAGCCTTTAAGACAGCTCTCCGTACTGGCTAAAGCTGGCCTACCAAATGTTCAGCAATAGATACCAGACGCTCATCAGTTTGACAAGTTCAAGGCAGGGGCTGCGAACTCCAGCATCTACCAGTAAGACTGACGTGAGAAGAAGGTGCCACCAGACTACGGGCAGTGGTCAGAATGGTGGTGAGTTCCGATGACTGTATGAGCAGAGTGGAGGCAACTCTTAGGGAAAGATGGCGCTTTCCTGTAgcctgtgttctttctttcttcctcagcacagggcagggtgtgtgtgtgtgtgtgtgtgtgtaccaaattTATGATTTATGGGTACATGTGGCTATGGCAGGTGTGTGcgctttatgtgtgtatatgtgcacttgtgtgtataTTGGCCCGAGGTTGCTGGCCAGGTGTTTTCCTCTATTGTTTTTCACATCATTATTGTTGAGACATGACTTCGTGTTAAACTTGGATCTCACAGATTAAACAAGACTAGCCGGCCAGGAAGCCTCagggatcctgtctcagcctccccagtgctaggattataggcgtgcaccaccaagcctagcTTTTTTTACATAGATactggggatcaaagccaggtCTTCATATTTGCATAGGACtacaccatctctccagtcctggacaTTATTTTCTTAGTCCTCTAACTATGGATGCATGCCTTGTCTACTCTACTGAAGTGATTTCTCAAAAGACTATGATTAGTCACTTTTACACGGAGACCATCTTCTCTCAGGGCCCATGCTGCTCTGGCTCCTCTGAAGCCCATTATGTCCACAGGGGAAAATCTAGGATTTCTGGTACTATTTCCTCCAGCTCTCCCACTTTTACATCCTGGTCTCAGATCTTTGTTTTATGCTACCCCCACCTATGTTATAATGCTGCTGGcgcaggtagtggtggtggtgcaggtgcTGGTGcaggtggtagtggtgctggtgctggtggtgttGATCTTAACCACAGCAGTTAATTCAGAGTGCATGTCCCGACCTTCAGCAACTCTTCATGCAGTAATTTCTATTATGCCCATTTGACAGATGCAGAACTGAAAGGGAGAATTTGCCTAAAGCAACATGGG includes the following:
- the Bpgm gene encoding bisphosphoglycerate mutase, with product MSKHRLIILRHGEGAWNKENRFCSWVDQKLNSEGLEEARNCGRQLKALNFEFDLVFTSMLNRSIHTAWLILEELGQEWVPVESSWRLNERHYGALIGLNREKMALNHGEEQVRLWRRSYNVTPPPIDESHPYFHEIYNDRRYTVCDVPLNQLPRSESLKDVLERLLPYWKDRIAPEILKGKTIMISAHGNSSRALLKYLEGISDDDIINITLPTGVPILLELDENLHAVGPHQFLGDQEAIRAAIKKVDDQGKVKQGKK